One part of the Vibrio palustris genome encodes these proteins:
- a CDS encoding DUF2066 domain-containing protein translates to MRYLALLLIGFMSLPAAAVTKVDLYHTQVTVDPQSGQSDNQIRIQGMEQVLVRATGSKSALQNSVVKKALNHNSQYLTQTSSTNNDQGQEVVKLGFSPVHIHKLLTQAQLPFWPEQRPTILVWLVKDTDYDRRIIWEHSASKLLQNMHKEATVRGLPLTVPVGDFSDVTDLSTTDLWGGFTDAIGKASARYPTDAIMVVQAEGDDLHWTLYDQSAHELQDDFKEPITGQASGDEAINIMVDTISDYYAKQGAVKVAEQSSQSLSADFSHVTKAQDFFNIEKMLTSLSSVASVSVQHIQGDDVQYRIHLLTQPEVFKQEVLRNSMVQSSDEQSGWMTVEDVPQFAQQNSQVDETGLASSSETDDKSAMTINSGGSQSLGETSSEESQDTQPATPTMPTMHFIWNE, encoded by the coding sequence ATGCGCTATTTAGCTTTATTGTTAATAGGTTTCATGTCACTGCCTGCTGCTGCAGTGACCAAGGTGGATCTGTATCACACGCAAGTGACAGTGGACCCGCAAAGTGGTCAATCCGATAACCAAATTCGTATCCAAGGTATGGAGCAGGTATTGGTTCGTGCCACAGGTTCTAAGTCTGCGTTGCAAAATAGTGTGGTAAAGAAAGCTCTTAACCATAATAGTCAGTATCTCACCCAGACGAGCAGCACCAATAACGACCAAGGGCAAGAAGTGGTTAAGCTAGGTTTTAGCCCGGTACATATCCATAAATTGCTGACCCAAGCTCAATTACCGTTTTGGCCAGAACAGCGCCCGACTATTTTGGTGTGGTTAGTTAAAGACACCGATTATGATCGCCGTATTATCTGGGAGCATAGTGCTTCAAAGCTGTTACAGAATATGCATAAAGAAGCGACGGTTCGTGGGTTACCGTTGACGGTTCCTGTAGGGGACTTTTCTGATGTCACCGATTTGTCGACGACAGATTTATGGGGCGGGTTCACTGATGCTATCGGCAAAGCCAGCGCGCGTTATCCAACAGATGCGATTATGGTGGTTCAAGCTGAAGGGGATGACCTGCATTGGACACTATACGATCAATCGGCGCATGAATTACAAGATGACTTTAAAGAGCCAATTACGGGGCAAGCAAGCGGCGATGAAGCGATAAATATTATGGTTGATACTATTAGTGACTATTACGCTAAACAAGGTGCCGTGAAGGTCGCTGAACAATCGTCTCAATCATTGTCTGCAGATTTTAGTCATGTGACTAAAGCTCAAGATTTCTTTAACATCGAGAAAATGCTGACTTCATTAAGCTCCGTCGCGTCAGTAAGCGTACAACATATTCAAGGTGATGATGTGCAATATCGTATCCACTTGTTGACGCAGCCAGAGGTGTTTAAGCAAGAAGTGCTACGCAATAGCATGGTACAAAGTTCTGATGAGCAGAGTGGTTGGATGACCGTAGAAGATGTTCCTCAGTTTGCGCAGCAAAATAGCCAAGTCGATGAAACTGGGCTAGCGTCATCGTCAGAGACCGATGATAAGTCGGCAATGACGATAAACTCTGGAGGTTCGCAGTCACTTGGTGAAACGTCATCAGAAGAAAGCCAAGACACACAACCAGCAACTCCCACTATGCCAACAATGCATTTCATTTGGAATGAATAA
- the wrbA gene encoding NAD(P)H:quinone oxidoreductase, with translation MSTQVVVLYHSRHGSTRTLARHIARGVESVNGCEALLRTVAEFDDHQHEALDPVLTMAELKSCDGLAMGSPVWFGNMSAPLKHFWDQTTSLWVGGDLIDKPACVFTSSSSLHGGQETTQNTMMLPLLHHGMMILGIPYSEPVLHSTRHGGTPYGASHVSGHNEGLSPDEITLTQRLGRRLALVASQMQGLSTI, from the coding sequence ATGAGTACACAAGTCGTTGTTCTGTACCATAGTCGTCATGGCAGTACACGGACTCTTGCTCGGCATATCGCGCGTGGTGTTGAATCCGTCAACGGGTGTGAAGCATTACTGCGCACGGTTGCTGAGTTTGATGACCACCAGCATGAAGCTTTGGATCCAGTGTTAACGATGGCCGAGCTAAAGTCATGTGATGGCCTCGCCATGGGCAGTCCGGTATGGTTCGGTAATATGTCAGCCCCCTTAAAACACTTTTGGGATCAAACAACATCGCTATGGGTTGGCGGCGATCTCATTGATAAACCCGCGTGCGTGTTTACATCATCGTCCAGTTTGCACGGCGGACAGGAAACGACACAAAATACTATGATGTTGCCCTTGCTCCATCATGGCATGATGATATTAGGTATTCCCTATTCAGAACCCGTATTGCATAGCACTCGTCATGGGGGAACACCCTACGGCGCAAGCCATGTAAGTGGGCATAATGAGGGGTTGTCGCCAGATGAGATTACACTCACGCAACGCTTAGGCCGGCGTCTTGCTTTAGTCGCCTCACAAATGCAAGGGCTCAGCACAATTTAA
- the arsC gene encoding arsenate reductase (glutaredoxin) (This arsenate reductase requires both glutathione and glutaredoxin to convert arsenate to arsenite, after which the efflux transporter formed by ArsA and ArsB can extrude the arsenite from the cell, providing resistance.), with protein sequence MSVVIYHNPRCSKSRETLVLLEANNIQPQVVKYLDTPLSAEQLKTLFAKLGLDSVRKMMRTKEDAYKSRNLGDESISDEALFNAMAETPKLMERPIVVNGEQARIGRPPENVLEIL encoded by the coding sequence ATGTCAGTCGTTATTTATCATAACCCAAGATGTTCAAAAAGCCGTGAGACCTTAGTGCTACTGGAAGCGAATAATATACAACCACAAGTAGTGAAGTATTTAGACACGCCCCTATCGGCAGAGCAGCTGAAAACATTATTCGCCAAACTTGGCTTAGATAGCGTACGTAAAATGATGAGAACCAAAGAAGACGCTTATAAAAGCCGAAACCTTGGTGATGAGTCTATTAGCGATGAAGCGCTATTTAACGCGATGGCCGAAACCCCTAAATTGATGGAACGCCCAATTGTTGTTAATGGGGAACAAGCTCGTATCGGCCGTCCACCTGAAAATGTTCTTGAGATTCTATGA
- a CDS encoding tetratricopeptide repeat protein: MMFIKTKRSLLCLCLASALSILPAESSMAEPNRTDLPDMGTVASSTLSISKELQYGDAYMRILRATQPIINDPVMNQYLDDLGHRLVAHADNVKTPFQFILINNHVINAFAFFGGHVALHSGLFLHTHSESELASVMAHEISHITQRHLARRMEDEARNTPATVAAIAGSLLLAIASPQAGIAAINATMAGHIQGQLNYSRSNEQEADRFGMRTLEKSGFNVMAMPNFFSRLAAQYRYSSKPPQMLLTHPLPQSRITDTRQRAQQYQPHHPAPSLSFYLAKARVIARYSGLKTESALDWFSRHKKNAPTAMKPAFDYGQALVYLDTDKLSQSKNLLMPLWKQDPDNPFYLDAMSDLYLALKEGKQAQTMLSNALENNPKNAILLINYANVLYEEKNFQQAIHVLQRYTHTHPSDVNGWDLLSKANSRLGNEQEVLAARGEILALKAQWTKAIQYYTQASQLAKLGSLEQARYDARIDQLLVQRDRFTALQKN; this comes from the coding sequence ATGATGTTTATCAAAACAAAGCGTTCATTGCTGTGCTTATGTCTCGCCTCTGCTTTGTCGATTCTGCCTGCCGAATCAAGCATGGCCGAGCCTAATCGTACAGATCTACCTGATATGGGCACCGTCGCTAGCTCTACCCTATCGATAAGCAAAGAATTGCAATATGGCGATGCCTATATGCGCATCTTGCGGGCAACACAGCCTATTATTAATGATCCGGTCATGAATCAATATCTTGATGATTTAGGACATCGTTTAGTTGCGCATGCTGATAATGTCAAAACGCCATTCCAGTTTATTCTCATCAATAACCACGTCATCAATGCGTTTGCCTTTTTTGGAGGGCATGTCGCTTTGCATTCTGGGTTATTTTTGCATACCCATTCAGAAAGTGAATTAGCCTCAGTGATGGCACATGAAATATCGCACATTACTCAGCGACATTTAGCACGTCGCATGGAAGATGAAGCGCGTAATACACCGGCAACCGTTGCCGCGATAGCCGGTTCCTTACTGCTAGCCATCGCTTCACCTCAGGCAGGTATTGCAGCGATCAATGCAACAATGGCCGGGCATATTCAAGGGCAATTGAATTACTCGCGCAGTAATGAGCAAGAAGCGGATCGTTTCGGGATGCGAACACTTGAAAAATCGGGATTTAATGTCATGGCAATGCCGAATTTTTTCAGCCGTTTAGCGGCGCAATATCGTTATTCATCCAAGCCACCACAAATGCTATTGACTCATCCATTACCACAATCACGAATAACCGATACGCGCCAGAGAGCCCAGCAATATCAGCCCCATCATCCAGCGCCCTCGTTATCATTTTATTTAGCTAAGGCTCGTGTTATTGCACGCTATAGCGGGTTAAAAACAGAGTCTGCTTTAGATTGGTTTTCTCGTCATAAAAAAAATGCGCCAACCGCAATGAAGCCAGCATTCGATTACGGTCAAGCATTAGTTTACCTTGATACTGATAAGCTTAGCCAATCAAAAAATCTGTTAATGCCATTATGGAAGCAAGACCCGGATAATCCTTTTTACCTAGATGCCATGAGCGACTTATATTTAGCACTAAAGGAAGGCAAACAAGCACAGACGATGCTGAGCAATGCACTTGAAAATAATCCCAAGAACGCCATTCTCTTGATTAATTACGCTAATGTTTTATACGAGGAGAAGAATTTCCAGCAAGCTATCCATGTACTGCAACGCTATACTCATACACACCCTAGTGACGTCAATGGTTGGGATTTATTATCAAAAGCCAATAGCCGTTTGGGTAATGAACAAGAGGTATTAGCCGCTCGTGGAGAAATATTGGCATTAAAAGCACAGTGGACAAAAGCCATTCAATACTATACTCAAGCGAGTCAACTCGCTAAGCTGGGCAGTCTCGAACAAGCGCGTTACGATGCCCGTATTGATCAATTGCTCGTTCAACGTGATCGTTTTACAGCATTACAGAAAAATTAA
- a CDS encoding AI-2E family transporter, translating to MLELVQSWYKRRFSDPNAVSLLAILIIGFVTIYFFGHLIAPLLVAVVLAYLLEWPVMHLQRWHLPRTPAVILVLLVFIGLMLFALFGLVPTVWKQVANLVNDIPSMYTDLQRLVMSLPKRYPELANLDIVEPLMDNAKNKALMFGESALKGSLSSLMSIATLAVYLILVPLLVFFILKDKQQMLRGFGRIMPRNRVLAAQVWSEMNEQISNYIRGKALEIVIVGIATYITFAVLGLRYAVLLSVAVGASVLIPYIGAAVVTVPVAIVGLFQWGLTPEFYTMMIVYGVVQIIDGNVIVPILFSEAVNLHPVAIIAAVLIFGGLWGFWGVFFAIPLATLVKAVWHALPAIEEISYAESTSD from the coding sequence ATGCTAGAACTGGTCCAAAGTTGGTATAAAAGACGATTTTCTGACCCTAATGCAGTGAGCTTATTAGCCATATTGATCATCGGCTTTGTGACTATTTACTTTTTTGGGCATCTTATAGCACCATTATTAGTAGCGGTGGTGTTGGCTTATTTATTGGAATGGCCGGTTATGCACTTACAACGTTGGCATTTACCAAGGACGCCTGCTGTTATCTTGGTGTTACTGGTGTTTATTGGGCTGATGTTATTTGCTCTGTTTGGGTTAGTCCCAACGGTTTGGAAACAAGTGGCTAATTTAGTTAATGATATTCCGAGTATGTATACTGACTTGCAGCGCTTGGTTATGTCGTTACCGAAACGTTATCCTGAGTTAGCAAACTTAGATATTGTTGAGCCTTTAATGGATAATGCAAAAAATAAAGCACTCATGTTTGGTGAGTCGGCATTAAAGGGGTCGTTATCATCACTGATGAGTATTGCCACCTTGGCCGTCTATTTAATTTTAGTGCCACTTTTAGTCTTTTTCATTCTTAAAGATAAGCAACAAATGTTACGTGGATTTGGGCGGATAATGCCACGAAATCGTGTATTAGCCGCGCAAGTATGGAGTGAAATGAATGAACAAATTTCTAACTATATTCGTGGCAAAGCTTTAGAGATCGTGATTGTGGGGATTGCCACCTACATTACGTTTGCTGTTTTGGGGTTACGCTATGCTGTATTGCTCTCTGTTGCCGTTGGCGCGTCGGTATTAATTCCATATATTGGCGCAGCGGTAGTGACAGTACCTGTAGCAATTGTGGGCTTGTTTCAATGGGGATTAACGCCGGAATTTTATACCATGATGATAGTATATGGCGTGGTACAAATCATTGATGGTAATGTCATTGTACCGATTCTATTCTCTGAGGCAGTCAATTTACATCCGGTGGCGATTATTGCCGCAGTATTGATATTTGGCGGTTTGTGGGGTTTTTGGGGAGTGTTCTTCGCAATCCCGTTAGCGACCTTAGTAAAAGCGGTATGGCACGCCTTACCTGCAATAGAAGAAATCAGTTATGCTGAGTCTACATCGGACTAA
- the bcp gene encoding thioredoxin-dependent thiol peroxidase, whose translation MTTLQAGVAAPDFTLLNQDGKSVSLSDFSGKKVLVYFYPKAMTPGCTVQAQGLRDIKAELDAHNVVVLGISIDAVKRLPKFIERDNLNFTLLSDEDHAVCEKYGVWQLKKFMGRENMGIVRTSFLIDEQGNIEHVFNKFKTKDHDQVVLNYLNDNA comes from the coding sequence ATGACAACATTACAAGCTGGCGTAGCAGCCCCTGACTTTACCTTACTCAATCAAGATGGCAAGTCTGTCTCTCTTAGCGATTTTTCAGGCAAAAAAGTTCTCGTCTATTTTTACCCAAAAGCAATGACCCCAGGGTGTACTGTGCAAGCGCAAGGGCTGCGCGATATTAAAGCTGAACTCGACGCTCATAATGTGGTGGTATTAGGCATTAGTATTGATGCCGTTAAGCGTCTACCGAAATTTATCGAACGCGATAATTTGAATTTCACTCTGCTCTCTGATGAAGATCATGCTGTTTGTGAAAAATACGGTGTATGGCAATTGAAGAAATTCATGGGTCGCGAAAACATGGGAATTGTACGCACCAGTTTCCTTATTGATGAGCAAGGCAATATTGAACATGTGTTTAATAAGTTTAAAACCAAAGATCATGATCAAGTAGTATTAAATTACTTAAACGATAACGCATAG
- a CDS encoding glycine cleavage system protein R, protein MTQHLVITAMGTDRPGICNKIVQLITQSGLNIVDSRIALLGEEFSLLMMVSGSSSELSRIETHLPAFGMEHGLITMMKRTKLKSGLNHTYIVEVFVESDDRPGLAEKITTFFAHRQIGIEALSAQTDRPSTTHANGENFHMTLSAKVNADYNLVQLQTEFAQLCSTLNVSGTLNFIKNSA, encoded by the coding sequence ATGACCCAACACCTTGTGATTACCGCCATGGGCACTGACCGTCCAGGTATTTGCAATAAAATCGTGCAACTAATCACTCAATCTGGCCTTAATATTGTCGATAGCCGAATTGCGTTACTGGGCGAAGAGTTTTCACTTTTGATGATGGTTTCTGGCTCATCCAGCGAATTATCTCGTATTGAAACGCACTTACCTGCATTTGGTATGGAGCATGGCCTGATCACCATGATGAAGCGAACGAAGTTAAAGTCTGGCCTTAATCATACTTATATCGTTGAAGTGTTTGTAGAGTCTGATGATCGCCCTGGTCTGGCCGAAAAAATTACGACATTTTTTGCCCATCGTCAGATTGGCATTGAAGCGCTAAGTGCACAAACCGATCGCCCTTCCACGACTCATGCCAATGGCGAGAATTTTCATATGACACTCAGTGCTAAGGTCAACGCCGATTATAATCTAGTACAGTTACAAACTGAGTTTGCACAACTTTGCTCTACATTGAACGTCTCTGGTACTCTGAATTTTATTAAAAATAGCGCTTAA
- the dapA gene encoding 4-hydroxy-tetrahydrodipicolinate synthase has product MFSGSIVALITPFETNGDVDYAGLKKLVDFHVDAGTDAIVSVGTTGESATLTVQEHIKVVEKTIEFAAGRIPVIAGTGANATHEAVEFSRVLNNKGLAGYLSVTPYYNKPTQEGMYLHFKAISEATDVPVILYNVPGRTSVDMKPETVARLSKLNNIVALKDATGDVDRVAQHRALCSEGFALLSGDDATGLDFVKAGGQGVISVTNNVAAKDMADMMRFALNEQYDEADAINDRLMPLHKDLFVESSPIPVKWAAKQLGLIENGDLRLPLTELTEQARPIVAQAIAHAKI; this is encoded by the coding sequence ATGTTTTCAGGAAGTATCGTGGCGTTAATCACACCTTTTGAGACCAATGGTGACGTCGATTATGCAGGGCTTAAAAAATTAGTGGATTTTCACGTTGATGCGGGTACTGACGCGATTGTGTCTGTCGGAACAACGGGAGAGTCGGCCACGTTAACGGTGCAAGAACATATCAAAGTTGTTGAAAAGACGATCGAGTTCGCTGCCGGACGTATTCCTGTCATCGCAGGTACGGGGGCCAACGCAACTCATGAGGCCGTGGAATTTTCGCGCGTATTAAATAATAAAGGTCTTGCCGGTTATCTCAGTGTGACTCCATATTATAATAAGCCAACGCAAGAAGGTATGTATTTACATTTTAAAGCGATCTCCGAAGCGACCGATGTACCCGTGATTCTTTATAACGTACCTGGGCGTACAAGCGTCGATATGAAACCGGAAACCGTAGCTCGTTTATCGAAACTGAATAATATTGTTGCGTTAAAAGATGCCACGGGTGATGTTGACCGTGTTGCGCAGCATCGCGCCTTATGCAGTGAAGGGTTTGCATTACTCAGCGGTGATGATGCGACGGGCTTAGACTTTGTCAAAGCTGGTGGTCAAGGTGTTATTTCGGTAACCAATAATGTTGCTGCGAAAGATATGGCAGACATGATGCGCTTTGCTTTAAATGAACAATATGATGAAGCCGATGCAATCAATGATCGTCTGATGCCACTACACAAAGATCTCTTTGTGGAATCAAGTCCAATCCCAGTGAAGTGGGCTGCTAAGCAACTTGGTTTGATTGAAAATGGTGATCTTCGTCTACCTTTGACCGAATTGACTGAACAAGCTCGCCCGATTGTTGCCCAAGCTATTGCTCACGCCAAAATTTAA
- the bamC gene encoding outer membrane protein assembly factor BamC — protein sequence MKCSRQLVLSSLAVLVLSACSSSPAERRQAKDSFAYLNAKDFHDWTMPKDAQSHYYPNYQIPQGDYKGQVGPDVDIRPPQQILNLIPGARAQVQNGSVTLWVVKKSDADSAWQSTLDMIEKGKVSVVKQSDNNLETSWIRWTSKDEDSEIDTRYHIQRVEANHRYGIKISLIDWRQKDSDKKATLSQRQRYTAYMTNLMTTHYDEQRRAAERRKAQAMVSNIPVAMGTDRSGLPVIIARAPYDIFWQRVTSLLPTLGFNITDRNHSQGTVKVRYVGIDSDVLAKHNLQPLDLDTGKYTLLLGDLSNRTSINVTNAKDKPIPEKQMKQIVTAWKALIDKSEPEKQQ from the coding sequence ATGAAGTGTTCTCGTCAGCTAGTGCTTAGCTCACTGGCTGTGTTAGTTTTGAGTGCTTGTTCAAGCAGTCCTGCAGAAAGACGTCAGGCAAAGGATAGTTTTGCGTATCTAAATGCAAAGGACTTTCATGATTGGACAATGCCAAAAGACGCTCAGTCGCATTATTATCCCAATTATCAGATCCCTCAAGGCGATTATAAAGGTCAAGTTGGGCCGGATGTCGATATTCGTCCTCCGCAGCAAATTTTAAATTTGATTCCTGGAGCACGCGCGCAAGTACAAAATGGTAGCGTGACCTTATGGGTGGTCAAAAAATCCGATGCTGACAGTGCTTGGCAATCCACTCTCGATATGATCGAGAAAGGTAAAGTATCGGTTGTTAAACAGAGTGATAATAACCTCGAAACCAGTTGGATTCGCTGGACATCAAAAGATGAAGACAGTGAAATTGATACGCGATATCACATTCAGCGTGTGGAGGCGAATCATCGTTATGGCATTAAAATATCGCTCATTGATTGGCGTCAAAAAGACAGCGATAAGAAAGCGACTTTGTCACAGCGTCAGCGTTATACCGCCTATATGACGAATCTGATGACGACGCATTACGATGAACAACGTCGTGCTGCCGAGCGTCGTAAAGCGCAAGCTATGGTTAGTAATATTCCTGTAGCGATGGGGACAGACCGCAGTGGTTTACCGGTGATCATCGCTCGTGCACCTTATGATATTTTCTGGCAACGTGTCACGTCGTTATTACCGACACTAGGCTTTAATATTACTGATCGCAATCACTCTCAAGGTACTGTTAAAGTCCGTTATGTCGGTATTGATAGTGATGTTTTGGCTAAGCATAACTTGCAGCCACTTGACTTGGATACGGGCAAGTATACGTTGCTATTGGGTGATTTGAGCAACCGCACCTCGATTAACGTGACAAATGCTAAAGATAAGCCTATCCCTGAAAAACAGATGAAGCAGATAGTCACTGCTTGGAAAGCACTGATTGATAAGTCAGAGCCTGAAAAACAGCAATAA
- a CDS encoding DUF2897 family protein, translating into MDLLFNPWVIIMVVLCVIIGNIAALKYTSKIKLDQWSKKAPPSSKEPKTTTPSTLSSQREKNVNKKER; encoded by the coding sequence ATGGATCTGCTGTTTAATCCATGGGTCATTATCATGGTTGTACTCTGCGTCATCATAGGAAACATTGCGGCTTTGAAGTACACCTCTAAGATAAAACTTGATCAATGGTCAAAAAAAGCACCGCCGAGCTCAAAAGAGCCCAAGACAACAACTCCATCTACATTATCTTCTCAGCGAGAAAAAAACGTCAATAAAAAAGAGCGCTGA
- a CDS encoding M15 family metallopeptidase codes for MTPQQLTGKTDEHLTPLTLGVKSFLVHPEVYQDLLALSQAAIAAGYDFHIASGFRPFERQCWIWNRKMSGETPIKDANNYPLDSQVLSEHEKVMAILRWSALPGASRHHWGTDFDVYAHNTLPEKRSLQLEPWEYLSGHQAAFYQWLSTNLTTFGFYFPYQQGGSGVAFEPWHISHRETANRYLQQLTLPVLADELRYSDVLGKTSILASLQSIYNDYVINVSD; via the coding sequence ATGACCCCGCAGCAACTCACCGGTAAAACCGACGAACATCTAACGCCATTGACCTTAGGTGTGAAATCATTTCTTGTGCATCCTGAGGTTTATCAAGATCTCTTAGCATTATCACAAGCGGCGATAGCGGCGGGTTATGACTTCCATATCGCCAGCGGCTTTCGTCCATTCGAACGCCAATGTTGGATTTGGAATCGTAAAATGTCTGGTGAAACGCCTATCAAAGATGCGAATAACTATCCTCTTGATAGCCAGGTATTATCAGAACACGAAAAAGTAATGGCGATTTTACGCTGGTCGGCTTTACCCGGTGCAAGCCGACATCATTGGGGAACTGATTTCGACGTTTATGCCCATAATACCTTGCCAGAAAAGAGATCATTGCAGTTAGAGCCATGGGAATATCTTTCTGGACATCAAGCGGCGTTTTACCAGTGGTTATCTACAAACCTAACTACGTTTGGCTTTTACTTCCCCTATCAGCAAGGAGGAAGTGGTGTTGCCTTTGAGCCTTGGCATATCAGCCACCGTGAAACAGCAAACCGCTATTTGCAACAATTAACCTTGCCTGTACTGGCTGATGAGTTGCGATACAGTGATGTGTTAGGCAAAACCAGTATCCTCGCGTCGCTGCAAAGCATCTATAATGATTATGTCATCAACGTCAGTGATTAA
- the dapE gene encoding succinyl-diaminopimelate desuccinylase — translation MTTDSPVLTLAIDLMSRQSVTPEDAGCQHVMIERLKALGFEIETLVFEDTTNLWARRGTDAPLFVFAGHTDVVPAGNLDHWHTPPFQPTIKDGMLYGRGAADMKGSLACMVVAVERFIAQNPNHSGSIAFLITSDEEGPFINGTTRVVDTLKARGENIDLCIVGEPSSTEYVGDVVKNGRRGSITGDLIIKGIQGHVAYPHIARNPVHQALPALTELATTQWDEGNDYFPPTSFQLPNLHAGTGASNVIPGQFNVQFNFRFSTESTDVSLKQRVTDILDKHELDYELTWTLSGHPFLTDAGDLLEAVVKGVQEVNKDAPQLLTTGGTSDGRFIAAMGAQVVELGPVNATIHKVNECVRIDDLEKLTDMYQHTLKHLFSE, via the coding sequence ATGACGACAGATAGCCCTGTACTAACACTTGCCATTGACCTCATGAGTCGCCAATCCGTGACACCAGAAGATGCGGGGTGCCAACATGTGATGATTGAGCGCCTTAAAGCTCTTGGTTTTGAGATAGAAACGCTGGTATTTGAAGATACCACTAACTTATGGGCACGCCGTGGAACTGATGCGCCACTATTTGTGTTTGCCGGTCACACTGATGTAGTTCCGGCTGGAAATCTCGACCATTGGCATACTCCCCCGTTCCAACCAACGATCAAAGATGGGATGTTATATGGGCGTGGCGCTGCTGATATGAAAGGCTCTCTCGCCTGTATGGTTGTAGCCGTTGAGCGTTTTATCGCACAGAACCCTAACCACTCAGGCTCTATTGCTTTTCTCATTACCTCCGATGAAGAAGGCCCCTTTATTAACGGTACCACTCGCGTCGTTGATACACTCAAAGCTCGTGGAGAAAACATTGATCTCTGTATTGTCGGCGAGCCATCGAGCACCGAATATGTCGGAGATGTTGTCAAAAACGGCCGTCGTGGTTCCATTACTGGTGACTTAATTATCAAAGGTATCCAAGGCCACGTTGCCTACCCGCATATTGCTCGTAATCCTGTTCATCAAGCACTGCCTGCACTGACTGAACTGGCCACAACGCAATGGGATGAGGGTAATGATTACTTCCCGCCCACGAGCTTCCAGCTCCCAAACTTGCACGCGGGTACAGGCGCATCAAACGTTATTCCTGGTCAATTTAACGTACAATTTAATTTTCGCTTCAGTACCGAATCAACCGATGTTTCTCTCAAACAGAGAGTGACCGATATCCTCGATAAACACGAATTAGACTATGAATTAACTTGGACACTCAGCGGTCACCCATTCTTAACCGATGCTGGCGACCTTCTAGAAGCGGTGGTGAAAGGCGTTCAAGAAGTGAATAAAGATGCACCTCAACTTCTTACCACTGGCGGCACATCGGATGGACGCTTTATTGCGGCTATGGGCGCTCAAGTTGTTGAATTGGGACCGGTCAATGCAACTATTCATAAAGTTAATGAATGTGTACGCATCGACGATCTTGAGAAACTCACGGATATGTATCAACATACGCTTAAGCATTTGTTCTCAGAGTAA
- a CDS encoding ArsC family reductase, whose protein sequence is MKVIMYGIPNCDTIKKARKWLEQAGIDYQFHDYRKQGVDEALIQQFFHQLDWQQVVNKRGTTYRQLTPEQKDTLTAETAAPLLVENPAMIKRPILQVNDQLHLGFKADQYAALFS, encoded by the coding sequence ATGAAAGTAATCATGTATGGTATTCCCAATTGCGATACCATTAAAAAGGCACGTAAATGGTTAGAACAAGCGGGTATTGACTATCAATTTCACGACTACCGTAAACAAGGCGTCGATGAAGCTCTGATTCAGCAGTTTTTTCATCAACTTGATTGGCAGCAAGTAGTAAACAAACGTGGAACGACATATCGCCAATTAACACCAGAGCAAAAAGATACACTGACCGCAGAAACCGCGGCGCCTTTATTGGTTGAGAACCCTGCAATGATTAAACGTCCAATTTTACAAGTTAATGATCAACTTCATCTTGGCTTTAAAGCCGATCAATACGCCGCTCTTTTCTCTTAA